The following coding sequences lie in one Oncorhynchus gorbuscha isolate QuinsamMale2020 ecotype Even-year linkage group LG10, OgorEven_v1.0, whole genome shotgun sequence genomic window:
- the zgpat gene encoding zinc finger CCCH-type with G patch domain-containing protein produces the protein MDEGTLETAITAYSAQLQQVESALLAGLDPSQQADLLKLKEDLSQLIELTEASLVSVKKSRLLATLEEDDGLQSLATGTPTNGGLDNEFAAFYSEVGEVSGSSSDMREREDEREEEDDGEVEDDGEVEGDVDALSGTKVRAPYRTSWGTLEYHNAMIVGTESCDGNEAQVRVLYVHPTQKSMKPCPFFLEDKCRFADNCRFSHGEVVYVSELREFLESNLTNLQEGSSCLARQDDGIWYPGKITDIDNDFYTVKFDSALLKDVMVEADGVIPPLREDDLPSCSDSEDDDNVEGEAAFPIVLTQEEDWALSGTSSAFGGWEAHTRGIGSKLMLKMGYEYGKGLGKTSEGRVEPVLAVVLPKGKSLDQCAELTARKTQSKVAKGKDGQKVSRNKRTRKARAHNTGGCHNVFDFLNRKLGNGDANPEAGGTCGPPPSHTPSSQGAGVEAYKGGKSTKRNLNVKLFQAAERVTQTEREIQRLTESLSRRTGRDFSMVTHLEEKLSAARSLLVQQKAQELSAQRENRKADTHKKMTEF, from the exons ATGGACGAAGGAACCCTGGAGACAGCCATCACGGCCTACAGCGCCCAGCTGCAGCAGGTGGAAAGTGCCCTGTTGGCCGGCCTGGACCCATCGCAGCAGGCTGACCTGCTAAAACTGAAAGAAGACCTCTCTCAACTGATAGAACTCACAGAAGCTAGCCTAGTGTCGGTCAAGAAGAGTCGGCTCCTCGCCACTCTCGAAGAGGACGACGGGCTCCAGTCGCTAGCCACAGGCACACCAACTAACGGTGGCTTGGACAATGAGTTTGCTGCCTTCTACTCGGAAGTGGGGGAGGTTTCCGGAAGTAGCTcagacatgagagagagggaagatgagagagaggaggaggatgatggcgAGGTGGAGGATGATGGCGAGGTGGAGGGAGATGTAGATGCGCTAAGTGGCACCAAAGTGCGAGCACCCTACCGCACCTCTTGGGGGACTTTGGAGTACCACAATGCAATGATCGTGGGGACAGAGAGTTGTGACGGGAATGAGGCCCAGGTGAGGGTGCTGTATGTCCATCCCACACAGAAGTCCATGAAGCCCTGCCCATTCTTCCTGGAGGACAAGTGTCGCTTCGCAGACAACTGCAG GTTCTCCCATGGCGAGGTGGTGTATGTGTCCGAGCTCAGAGAGTTCCTGGAGTCGAACCTCACTAACCTTCAAGAGGGCTCCTCCTGCTTGGCCAGGCAAGACGACGGCATCTGGTACCCGGGCAAAATAACAG ACATCGACAATGATTTCTACACGGTGAAGTTCGACTCGGCCTTGCTGAAGGACGTCATGGTGGAGGCTGACGGGGTCATCCCACCGTTGAGAGAAGATGACCTGCCCTCCTGCTCTGACTCGGAGGATGATGACAACGTAGAGGGCGAAGCAGCGTTCCCCATAG TTTTAACCCAAGAGGAGGATTGGGCGCTGTCGGGAACTTCTTCTGCCTTTGGTGGCTGGGAGGCACACACAAGAGGCATAGGCTCCAAGCTCATGCTAAAAATGGGATACGAATATGGGAAAG GTCTGGGTAAAACGTCAGAGGGTCGGGTGGAGCCAGTGCTGGCGGTGGTCCTGCCCAAAGGTAAATCTCTGGACCAGTGTGCTGAGCTCACTGCGAGGAAGACTCAGAGCAAAGTGGCCAAAGGCAAAGATGGGCAGAAGGTGAGCCGCAATAAGAGAACGAGAAAGGCTCGTGCACATAACACTGGTGGGTGCCACAACGTCTTTGACTTCCTGAACCGCAAGCTGGGCAACGGGGACGCCAACCCTGAGGCAGGAGGCACTTGTGGCCCCCCTCCCTCACATACTCCATCGTCTCAAGGGGCCGGAGTGGAAGCTTACAAGGGGGGGAAGAGCACCAAGAGAAACCTGAACGTGAAGCTGTTCCAGGCGGCAGAGAGGGTGACCCAGACGGAGAGGGAGATCCAGAGACTCACAGAGTCCCTGAGCCGACGGACTGGGAG GGATTTTTCCATGGTGACTCACCTGGAAGAGAAGCTGTCTGCAGCCCGCAGCCTGCTGGTCCAGCAGAAGGCCCAGGAGCTCTCAGCCCAGAGGGAGAACAGGAAGGCTGACACTCACAAGAAAATGACAGAGTTTTGA